From Streptomyces sp. Edi4, one genomic window encodes:
- a CDS encoding GNAT family N-acetyltransferase, translating into MDRPRQIIECEDFVLRRWRGQDDFAPAHQLIEESLEHLRPWEPWVAGHSARGTRDFLASSESKWASGDVYNYAIVKDGTPLGMCQAYRAGAPHGRRMGYWLHPAATGRGIATRATAAVVEEMFSLPDVEYLEIAHDLSNAASAAIPRRLGFTEVLREQGTPPVAPSGSGIDVIWRLNRPTPPTKGAPRP; encoded by the coding sequence ATGGACCGACCGAGACAGATCATCGAGTGTGAAGACTTCGTCCTGCGGCGCTGGCGGGGACAGGACGACTTCGCTCCGGCGCACCAGTTGATCGAGGAGTCGCTGGAGCACCTGCGCCCCTGGGAGCCGTGGGTCGCCGGGCACAGTGCGCGAGGCACCCGGGACTTCCTCGCGTCGTCCGAGTCGAAGTGGGCGAGCGGTGACGTGTACAACTACGCCATCGTCAAGGACGGAACTCCCCTCGGCATGTGCCAGGCCTACCGCGCGGGCGCACCTCACGGGCGGCGCATGGGGTACTGGCTGCACCCCGCCGCCACCGGCCGGGGCATCGCCACCAGGGCGACGGCGGCCGTGGTCGAGGAGATGTTCTCCCTGCCGGACGTGGAGTACCTGGAAATCGCGCACGATCTGTCCAACGCCGCCAGCGCCGCGATACCACGCCGGCTGGGCTTCACCGAGGTCCTGCGGGAACAGGGAACGCCGCCCGTGGCCCCGTCGGGCAGCGGGATCGACGTGATCTGGCGCCTGAACCGTCCCACGCCGCCCACCAAGGGCGCTCCCCGCCCCTGA
- a CDS encoding HAMP domain-containing sensor histidine kinase yields the protein MRWALVKVCLAVTVMVVVAFAVPLGMVIKEMARDRAFSNAERQAAAIGPTLSITTDRDALERAVASTQSGAEDRMAVHVPADPAVPASAPLDIGTRRAPDKDLEATREVIKASVTDVPGGSTLLQPTALSSGQIAIVEVFVPQAEVTHGVTTAWLVLAGVGVALIIGSVAVADRLGVRMVRPAQRLAGAAQDLGEGRLGARVPEEGPTELRSAAVAFNSMADQVVQLLANERELAADLSHRLRTPLTVLRLNAASLGEGPAAEQTRAAVEQLEREVDTIIRTARDARPRTQPDGPGAGCDACEVIRERMAFWSALAEDEGREVRLAGVERPVRVPVARADLVAVLDALLGNVFRHTPEGTAFSVDVHNGEDAVIVLVSDAGAGIADPRAALARGNSGGRPGSTGLGLDIVRRVAESTGGDVRIGRSVLGGTEVRLWLTRARPGARPRRNHRLRRRGTRVQRHGPA from the coding sequence ATGAGATGGGCCCTGGTCAAGGTCTGTCTCGCCGTCACGGTGATGGTCGTCGTCGCCTTCGCGGTGCCGCTCGGCATGGTCATCAAGGAGATGGCCCGCGACCGGGCGTTCTCCAACGCCGAACGGCAGGCCGCGGCGATCGGGCCCACCCTGTCCATCACCACCGACCGCGACGCGCTGGAGCGGGCCGTCGCCTCCACGCAGTCCGGCGCCGAGGACCGGATGGCCGTGCATGTGCCGGCCGACCCGGCCGTGCCCGCCAGCGCGCCCCTCGACATCGGCACGCGGCGGGCGCCGGACAAGGACCTCGAAGCCACCCGCGAGGTCATCAAGGCCTCGGTCACCGATGTCCCGGGCGGCTCCACGCTGCTCCAGCCGACCGCCCTCAGCTCCGGCCAGATCGCCATCGTCGAGGTCTTCGTGCCGCAGGCCGAGGTCACCCACGGCGTCACGACGGCCTGGCTGGTGCTCGCGGGCGTGGGCGTCGCCCTGATCATCGGGTCCGTGGCCGTCGCCGACCGGCTCGGGGTACGCATGGTCCGCCCGGCCCAGCGGCTCGCGGGCGCGGCGCAGGACCTCGGGGAGGGCAGGCTCGGGGCGCGGGTCCCGGAGGAGGGCCCCACCGAACTGCGCTCCGCCGCCGTCGCCTTCAACTCCATGGCCGACCAGGTCGTCCAACTCCTGGCCAACGAGCGGGAGTTGGCGGCCGACCTCTCGCACCGGCTGCGTACGCCGCTGACCGTGCTCCGGCTGAACGCGGCCTCCTTGGGCGAGGGGCCGGCGGCCGAGCAGACCCGGGCGGCGGTCGAGCAGCTGGAGCGTGAGGTCGACACCATCATCCGCACGGCGCGCGACGCCAGGCCGAGGACGCAGCCGGACGGGCCGGGGGCGGGGTGCGACGCCTGCGAGGTGATCCGGGAGCGGATGGCGTTCTGGTCGGCGCTGGCGGAGGACGAGGGCCGCGAGGTGCGGCTCGCGGGGGTGGAGCGGCCCGTCCGCGTCCCGGTCGCCCGGGCCGACCTCGTCGCGGTCCTCGACGCGCTGCTCGGCAACGTGTTCCGGCACACCCCGGAGGGGACGGCGTTCTCGGTGGACGTCCACAACGGCGAGGACGCGGTGATCGTGCTGGTCTCCGACGCGGGGGCGGGCATCGCCGATCCCCGGGCGGCGCTCGCGCGGGGCAACAGCGGGGGCCGGCCCGGGTCGACCGGACTCGGGCTCGACATCGTCCGCCGGGTGGCCGAATCGACGGGCGGCGACGTGCGGATCGGCCGGTCCGTCCTGGGCGGCACGGAAGTCCGCCTCTGGCTGACCCGGGCCCGGCCCGGCGCCCGCCCCCGCCGAAACCACCGCCTGCGCCGCAGGGGAACCCGGGTACAGCGTCACGGACCCGCGTAG
- a CDS encoding response regulator transcription factor, protein MASVLVVEDDQFVRSALIRHLTEASHTVRSVGTALEALREVAHVRYDVVILDLGLPDLDGAEALKMLRGITDVPVIIATARDDESEIVRLLNDGADDYLTKPFSVEHLSARMAAVLRRARGSAGAEPPSRVLRVGGLRVDPLRRQAELDGVQLDLTRREFDLLAFLAGRPGVVVARKELLAEVWQQSYGDDQTIDVHLSWLRRKLGETAARPRYLHTLRGVGVKLEPPR, encoded by the coding sequence ATGGCAAGTGTGCTCGTGGTCGAGGACGACCAGTTTGTCCGATCCGCCCTCATCCGCCACCTCACCGAGGCCTCCCACACGGTACGGAGCGTCGGCACGGCGCTCGAGGCACTGCGCGAAGTGGCCCATGTCCGGTACGACGTGGTCATCCTGGACCTCGGCCTGCCCGATCTGGACGGGGCCGAGGCGCTGAAGATGCTGCGCGGCATCACCGACGTACCGGTGATCATCGCGACCGCGCGGGACGACGAGTCGGAGATCGTACGGCTGCTCAACGACGGCGCCGACGACTACCTCACCAAGCCGTTCTCCGTGGAGCACCTGTCCGCGCGGATGGCCGCCGTGCTGCGCAGGGCGCGCGGCTCGGCCGGGGCCGAGCCGCCCTCGCGGGTGCTCCGGGTCGGCGGACTCCGGGTCGATCCGCTGCGCCGCCAGGCCGAACTCGACGGCGTCCAACTCGACCTGACCCGGCGGGAGTTCGACCTGCTGGCCTTCCTCGCCGGGCGGCCCGGCGTGGTCGTGGCGCGCAAGGAACTCCTTGCCGAGGTGTGGCAGCAGTCCTACGGCGACGACCAGACCATCGACGTCCATCTGTCGTGGCTGCGGCGCAAGTTGGGCGAGACGGCCGCGCGGCCCCGCTATCTGCACACCCTGCGCGGGGTCGGCGTGAAACTGGAGCCGCCGCGATGA
- a CDS encoding fused MFS/spermidine synthase — translation MAKSSRRRGAGPEPVVEAVDGGLAELIPDRDRSGGWTLLLDGAPQSHVDLAAPERLTFEYQRRLGHVIDLAAAPGQPLNVLHLGGGAFTLARYIAATRPRSTQQIVELDAALVQLVRRELPLDPGARIRVRGGDARAGLAKLPDALADLVIADVFSGARTPAHLTSAEFLDEVRRVLKPGGTYAANLADGPPLAHLRGQIATAATVFPELALAADPTVLRGKRFGNAVLVGSAVPLPVAELTRRIAGDPHPGRVQHGRELADFTGGAAVVRDASAKPSPAPPASAFR, via the coding sequence ATGGCGAAGAGCAGCAGGCGGCGGGGGGCGGGCCCGGAACCCGTCGTGGAGGCCGTGGACGGCGGTCTCGCCGAGCTCATACCGGACCGCGACCGCTCGGGCGGCTGGACCCTGCTGCTCGACGGCGCGCCCCAGTCGCACGTGGACCTCGCCGCCCCGGAGCGGCTGACCTTCGAGTACCAGCGCCGCCTCGGCCATGTCATCGACCTCGCCGCCGCGCCGGGACAGCCCCTGAACGTCCTGCACCTCGGCGGCGGCGCCTTCACCCTGGCCCGCTACATAGCGGCGACCCGGCCCCGCTCCACCCAGCAGATAGTCGAACTCGACGCCGCGCTCGTCCAGCTCGTACGCCGGGAGCTGCCGCTCGATCCCGGGGCCCGGATCCGGGTGCGCGGCGGCGACGCGCGGGCCGGGCTCGCCAAGCTCCCCGACGCCCTGGCCGATCTGGTCATCGCGGACGTGTTCAGCGGGGCCCGCACCCCCGCCCATCTGACCAGCGCCGAATTCCTCGACGAGGTACGCCGGGTGCTCAAACCGGGCGGTACGTACGCCGCGAACCTCGCCGACGGGCCGCCGCTGGCGCATCTGCGAGGCCAGATCGCCACCGCCGCCACCGTCTTCCCCGAACTCGCGCTCGCCGCCGACCCGACCGTGCTGCGCGGCAAGCGGTTCGGCAACGCGGTGCTCGTCGGCTCGGCCGTGCCCCTGCCCGTGGCGGAGCTGACCCGGCGCATCGCGGGCGACCCGCACCCCGGGCGCGTCCAGCACGGGCGTGAGCTCGCCGACTTCACGGGTGGCGCGGCGGTGGTGCGCGACGCGAGTGCCAAGCCCTCGCCCGCGCCGCCCGCGTCGGCCTTCCGGTGA
- a CDS encoding histidine phosphatase family protein — protein sequence MAAAAPRILLARHGQTEWSLAGKHTGRTDIPLLEEGRRGAKLLGERLHRAPWDGLPGVEVRTSPLVRAAETCQLAGFGERAEPWDALMEYDYGAYEGMAPPEIQAVRPGWFIWRDGVPDGESLAQVSARADEVVAWARSAGRDVLVFAHGHILRSIAARWLGEDISFAARVRLDPTSLSVLGWAYGAPAVERWNDTGHLEQ from the coding sequence ATGGCAGCCGCCGCACCGCGCATCCTGCTGGCCCGGCACGGGCAGACCGAGTGGTCGCTCGCGGGCAAGCACACCGGCAGGACCGACATTCCTCTCCTGGAGGAGGGCCGGCGCGGAGCCAAGCTGCTCGGTGAGCGGCTGCACCGCGCGCCGTGGGACGGGCTGCCCGGCGTCGAGGTGCGTACGAGTCCGCTGGTGCGGGCCGCCGAGACGTGTCAGCTCGCGGGGTTCGGGGAGCGGGCCGAGCCGTGGGACGCGCTGATGGAGTACGACTACGGGGCGTACGAGGGGATGGCGCCGCCCGAGATCCAGGCCGTGCGGCCGGGCTGGTTCATCTGGCGGGACGGGGTGCCGGACGGCGAGAGCCTGGCCCAGGTCTCGGCGCGGGCGGACGAGGTGGTGGCGTGGGCGCGGTCGGCCGGGCGGGACGTGCTGGTCTTCGCCCATGGGCACATTCTGCGGTCCATCGCGGCGCGGTGGCTGGGCGAGGACATCTCCTTCGCCGCGCGGGTGCGGCTGGATCCGACGTCGCTTTCGGTGCTGGGGTGGGCGTATGGGGCGCCGGCGGTTGAGCGGTGGAACGACACGGGTCACCTCGAGCAGTAG
- a CDS encoding phosphatase PAP2 family protein: protein MQLPQHATRPRWWTELPLIALIYGAYSAGRLIVRGDEARAVEHGLSILRLEKTLHLNAEHPLNRLFTHTPAVGIPADFLYASLHYLITPAILIWLFRRRPAQYRAARGWLMTSTMLGLIGFTFLPTCPPRLLPAVHGFTDTMAQYGSYGWWGGEASAPRGLGGMTNQFAAMPSLHVGWALWCGVMLWRFGGGKIARVAAVAYPLTITFVVMGTANHYLLDAVAGVAVMGVGLLLSKPLLRLAARVRARFTAAPSATGAPIVSPGCQTSQGEPFPGQRTSSDTPAEAVDVTASKAR from the coding sequence ATGCAGTTGCCGCAGCATGCCACGCGACCGCGCTGGTGGACCGAACTCCCCCTGATCGCGCTCATCTACGGGGCGTACTCCGCGGGCCGGCTGATCGTACGCGGTGACGAGGCACGGGCCGTCGAGCACGGCCTGTCCATCCTGCGCCTGGAGAAAACGCTCCACCTCAACGCCGAGCACCCGCTGAACCGGCTGTTCACGCACACCCCGGCCGTCGGCATACCCGCCGACTTCCTCTACGCCTCACTGCACTACCTGATCACCCCGGCCATCTTGATCTGGCTGTTCCGCCGCCGCCCCGCCCAGTACCGGGCGGCCCGCGGCTGGCTGATGACGTCCACGATGCTCGGCCTCATCGGCTTCACGTTCCTGCCGACCTGCCCGCCCCGGCTGCTCCCGGCGGTGCACGGCTTCACGGACACGATGGCGCAGTACGGCTCGTACGGCTGGTGGGGCGGCGAGGCGAGCGCGCCGCGCGGCCTGGGCGGGATGACCAACCAGTTCGCGGCGATGCCCAGTCTGCACGTCGGGTGGGCGCTGTGGTGCGGGGTGATGCTGTGGCGCTTCGGCGGCGGCAAGATCGCCCGGGTCGCGGCCGTCGCGTACCCGCTGACCATCACGTTCGTGGTGATGGGCACGGCGAACCACTATCTGCTCGACGCGGTCGCGGGCGTCGCCGTCATGGGCGTCGGCCTGCTGCTCTCCAAGCCCCTGCTGCGGCTCGCGGCGCGCGTGCGTGCCCGCTTCACAGCCGCCCCTTCGGCCACCGGCGCCCCGATTGTCAGTCCTGGATGCCAGACTTCCCAGGGTGAGCCATTCCCTGGGCAGCGGACCTCCTCCGACACCCCCGCAGAAGCCGTCGACGTCACTGCGTCGAAGGCTCGCTGA